From one Pyxidicoccus xibeiensis genomic stretch:
- a CDS encoding FtsB family cell division protein, protein MMARRKFLVVAVGVAMALSLFSVADGKGFRRYLSLRQDVDAVTERNRVLAAQNEALRLEIEALRKDPAALERAVREELGYVKPGEIVFHLESQ, encoded by the coding sequence ATGATGGCGAGGCGAAAGTTCCTGGTGGTGGCGGTGGGAGTGGCGATGGCGCTGAGCCTTTTCTCCGTCGCGGACGGGAAGGGTTTTCGTCGCTACCTCTCGCTGCGCCAGGACGTGGACGCGGTGACGGAGCGCAACCGCGTCCTGGCCGCGCAGAACGAGGCCCTGCGCCTGGAGATCGAGGCGCTGCGCAAGGACCCGGCCGCGCTCGAGCGCGCGGTGCGTGAGGAGCTCGGCTACGTGAAGCCGGGCGAGATCGTCTTCCACCTGGAGTCCCAATGA
- a CDS encoding TlpA family protein disulfide reductase has translation MKSTARAWVCAAVLVAGLSGCRGTRPVDAGPAFLRALSLPSVGPTRHDPRALPGKVVLVSFFATWCFPCIAEMPTLEALQRDYGARGFQVVSVGMDLEGAKVLQPFADHYALRYPVLVADDLMHQGQTAFGPIRALPTTILLDRRGRAVAGWQGVEGHGDVAKAIEKLLAED, from the coding sequence ATGAAGTCCACGGCCCGAGCCTGGGTGTGCGCGGCCGTGCTGGTGGCGGGGTTGTCCGGCTGCCGCGGCACGAGGCCGGTGGACGCCGGGCCCGCCTTCCTCCGGGCGCTGTCCCTGCCCTCGGTGGGGCCCACCCGGCATGACCCGCGGGCGCTGCCCGGCAAGGTGGTGCTCGTCTCGTTCTTCGCGACGTGGTGCTTCCCCTGCATCGCGGAGATGCCCACGCTGGAGGCGCTGCAGCGCGACTACGGCGCGCGAGGGTTCCAGGTCGTCTCGGTGGGCATGGACCTGGAGGGCGCGAAGGTGCTCCAGCCCTTCGCCGACCACTATGCGCTGCGCTACCCGGTGCTGGTGGCGGATGACCTGATGCACCAGGGGCAGACCGCCTTCGGCCCCATCCGCGCGCTGCCCACCACCATCCTCCTGGACCGCCGTGGCCGCGCCGTGGCCGGGTGGCAGGGCGTGGAAGGCCACGGGGACGTGGCGAAGGCCATCGAGAAGCTGCTGGCGGAGGACTGA
- a CDS encoding class I SAM-dependent methyltransferase, giving the protein MALVPLAVTTSTKVDATTVREARAVASRWGLPFMPRRAKEGIAPWLGTKVEALLVVGGDGVTLWDPEGSFGFHAGMAHLRRMRLREGEPDAFVRVAELRAGDSVLDCTLGLAQDALVASLAVGPTGRVVGLEKSLALGVVAAEGLRRYELGADSAPIEVLHADAREYLKTLPAQSFDVVFFDPMFAKPKKAQPAFEVLRRFAEHAPLTPETLAEGQRVARRWVVVKGAKYTDDLKKLGLAEEPGSRFTDVVWGRLGPAPALP; this is encoded by the coding sequence ATGGCCCTGGTTCCCCTGGCGGTGACGACCAGCACGAAGGTGGATGCGACGACGGTGCGTGAGGCGCGCGCCGTGGCGAGCCGCTGGGGGCTGCCCTTCATGCCGCGCCGGGCGAAGGAGGGAATCGCGCCGTGGCTGGGGACGAAGGTGGAGGCGCTGCTGGTGGTGGGCGGAGACGGCGTGACGCTGTGGGATCCGGAGGGCTCGTTCGGGTTCCACGCGGGCATGGCGCACCTGCGGCGGATGCGGCTGCGGGAAGGCGAGCCGGATGCCTTCGTTCGGGTGGCGGAGCTTCGGGCCGGGGACTCGGTGCTGGACTGCACGCTGGGGTTGGCGCAGGACGCGCTGGTGGCGTCGCTGGCGGTGGGGCCGACGGGGCGCGTGGTGGGGCTGGAGAAGAGCCTGGCGCTGGGCGTGGTCGCCGCGGAGGGCTTGAGGCGCTACGAGCTGGGGGCGGACTCGGCGCCCATCGAGGTGCTGCACGCGGATGCTCGCGAGTACCTGAAGACGTTGCCGGCGCAGTCGTTCGACGTGGTGTTCTTCGACCCGATGTTCGCGAAGCCGAAGAAGGCACAGCCCGCGTTCGAGGTGCTGCGGCGCTTCGCCGAGCACGCGCCGCTGACGCCCGAGACGCTGGCCGAGGGCCAGCGCGTGGCGCGGCGGTGGGTGGTGGTGAAGGGGGCGAAGTACACGGATGACCTGAAGAAGCTCGGGCTCGCGGAGGAGCCGGGCTCGCGGTTCACGGATGTGGTCTGGGGGCGGCTGGGGCCCGCTCCCGCGCTGCCGTGA
- a CDS encoding sensor domain-containing diguanylate cyclase, producing the protein MTSLTSFPSPGRLLRHAVRAIPAAAALATFIHLARGGFRGLHTLEWIEAALVGFLLVGIAVAAWRRAMRGSVGAVIDLRDDLELGGGLIAAAFVVVAIGGGELFPIVYLLMAFLVAFMQRNSGLTLLGVALVFDALVTLVGPVPNVSGFATHAAFLALFSGLYHLVLATRMAAARRAESDAVQKRIREVEERARTFRLVSSGTQDSFSGMSSDEKWLVASVKEIEGAVQAALEIAETGLRTHTCAAFLLTSDDRSLKLYDCRSGSERVQRERFNAGEGIIGGVLKRRAPVRMNSPQGLKGVTHYESGGPSVQALLAVPIIEGSGLVRGVLVADRMANEPFSDQDEKLLSIIAGEVLRSIEVERVMSYIRKTRDEKDRFFRAIEELNRAGSPDQVFVAVLESTRHLAGLDFCAVTLVSEVDGKRMHRVVRMSGVTAQGKALEGQTFVDNNGLVANVVRYGAPLPGRDIKAMDRQIIFDDETQIRGLGALKIFPLVAGDRILGTLVAGSRKKAAFEQDVLRMIEVIAIQAAQAVLRAQLYEQMERMATTDGLTGLFNHRTFQTKADEILAQARRYQRKCSVILTDVDHFKSVNDTYGHPTGDQVLKGVARIIKSLARDTDVVARYGGEEFVIVMPETDAKGAYTISERIREAVKAEIFQTEMGPLKITMSLGIATFPDNGMEKQQLIDLADQCLYHSKRNGRNQSVTVAQMQGGRKLAAAAAEAS; encoded by the coding sequence ATGACGTCGCTGACCTCGTTTCCGTCTCCCGGAAGGTTGCTGCGTCACGCGGTGCGGGCCATTCCCGCCGCCGCCGCCCTGGCCACGTTCATCCACCTGGCGCGAGGAGGCTTCCGCGGGCTCCACACGCTGGAGTGGATTGAAGCGGCCCTGGTGGGCTTCCTGCTGGTGGGCATCGCCGTGGCCGCGTGGCGCCGCGCCATGCGCGGCTCGGTGGGCGCCGTCATCGACCTGCGGGACGACCTGGAGCTGGGCGGCGGGCTCATCGCCGCGGCCTTCGTGGTGGTGGCCATCGGCGGCGGGGAGCTGTTCCCCATCGTCTACCTCCTGATGGCGTTCCTGGTCGCCTTCATGCAGCGCAACTCCGGCCTCACGCTGCTGGGCGTGGCGCTGGTGTTCGATGCGCTGGTGACGCTCGTCGGGCCCGTGCCCAACGTGTCCGGCTTCGCCACGCACGCGGCCTTCCTGGCGCTGTTCTCCGGCCTGTACCACCTGGTGCTGGCCACGCGCATGGCCGCGGCCCGCCGGGCGGAGAGCGACGCGGTGCAGAAGCGCATCCGCGAGGTGGAGGAGCGCGCGCGCACCTTCCGCCTGGTGTCCAGCGGCACGCAGGACAGCTTCAGCGGGATGAGCAGCGACGAGAAGTGGCTGGTGGCCTCGGTGAAGGAGATCGAGGGCGCCGTGCAGGCGGCGCTGGAGATTGCCGAGACGGGCCTGCGCACCCACACCTGTGCCGCGTTCCTGCTGACGTCCGACGACCGGAGCCTGAAGCTGTACGACTGCCGCTCGGGCTCCGAGCGCGTGCAGCGCGAGCGCTTCAACGCGGGCGAGGGCATCATCGGCGGCGTGCTGAAGCGCCGGGCGCCGGTGCGGATGAACTCGCCCCAGGGGCTCAAGGGCGTGACGCACTACGAGAGCGGCGGCCCGTCCGTGCAGGCGCTGCTCGCCGTTCCCATCATCGAGGGCAGCGGCCTGGTGCGCGGCGTGCTGGTCGCGGACCGGATGGCGAACGAGCCGTTCAGCGACCAGGACGAGAAGCTGCTGTCCATCATCGCCGGCGAGGTGCTGCGCTCCATCGAGGTGGAGCGGGTGATGAGCTACATCCGCAAGACGCGCGACGAGAAGGACCGGTTCTTCCGCGCGATTGAGGAGCTCAACCGCGCGGGCAGCCCGGACCAGGTGTTCGTGGCGGTGCTGGAGAGCACCCGGCACCTGGCGGGCCTGGACTTCTGCGCGGTGACGCTGGTGTCCGAGGTGGACGGCAAGCGGATGCACCGCGTGGTGCGGATGTCGGGCGTGACGGCGCAGGGCAAGGCGCTGGAGGGGCAGACCTTCGTCGACAACAACGGCCTGGTGGCCAACGTGGTGCGCTACGGGGCGCCCCTGCCGGGCCGGGACATCAAGGCGATGGACCGGCAGATCATCTTCGACGACGAGACGCAGATCCGCGGCCTGGGCGCGCTGAAGATCTTCCCGCTGGTGGCGGGAGACCGCATCCTCGGCACCCTGGTGGCGGGCTCGCGCAAGAAGGCGGCCTTCGAGCAGGACGTGCTGCGGATGATCGAGGTCATCGCCATCCAGGCCGCGCAGGCCGTGCTTCGCGCGCAGCTCTACGAGCAGATGGAGCGGATGGCCACCACGGACGGCCTCACCGGCCTGTTCAACCACCGCACCTTCCAGACGAAGGCGGACGAGATTCTCGCGCAGGCGCGGCGCTACCAGCGCAAGTGCTCGGTCATCCTCACCGACGTGGACCACTTCAAGAGCGTCAACGACACCTACGGCCACCCCACGGGAGACCAGGTGCTCAAGGGCGTGGCGCGCATCATCAAGTCGCTGGCGCGCGACACGGATGTGGTCGCCCGCTACGGCGGCGAGGAGTTCGTCATCGTCATGCCGGAGACGGACGCGAAGGGCGCGTACACCATCTCCGAGCGCATCCGCGAGGCCGTGAAGGCGGAGATCTTCCAGACCGAGATGGGCCCGCTGAAGATCACCATGTCGCTGGGCATCGCCACCTTCCCGGACAACGGGATGGAGAAGCAGCAGCTCATCGACCTCGCCGACCAGTGCCTCTACCACTCGAAGCGCAACGGCCGGAACCAGTCCGTCACGGTGGCGCAGATGCAGGGCGGCCGGAAGCTCGCCGCCGCCGCCGCCGAGGCGTCCTGA
- a CDS encoding di-heme oxidoreductase family protein produces MRNRAAGLAVVVMVTTLLAFDSFAATYGATQSGSSAIFYVDTTSWADIHYVKNNQGQLNYRMGITNGRNEHTVTGLVAGDVIDYSFTYWDVSCNCARDTTWARYTHGGTPPPPVDAGTPDAGQPPPTDAGTPPPLGTIVPLYNSGTSLEPATVQNTATAIITRVGDRVRDRHAREDEYQAYDHYLSRYFEKRTHTVEIVDEVAKGGNRIVVNLYTIYPYDSPDFRAFFRGLNTVAEYFHNADFTTVNDYHYTASVNFNAKEGRAIRVGDRMEIEVGVFLRQPVEGRFNYYSTAMLYMVGSGGIVPFEVSGATEDSFPMPEAGWLGGRTTQNQPLSNEPRNRFLQMALNMAPVNAQPFVDGRRIHHTNFADGSHSEPNNPIFTEQANKLGPNFVANSCVSCHVQNGRGLPPAVNTSLSNYVMKVGNSTGGPDAFLGTRLQPRRTSGTPEADVRITGWTLTNGNFADGTAYQLRRPTYGFTNVTPTNYSARVTPQLIGMGLLEAVSESAVAALADPNDSNGDGVSGRMQTIRDPETGETRLGRFGWKAGAAKVRHQVADALRNDIGVTTPVFQTLDCGPSQQGCSGSSTELNDTDLGKLTRYIALLGVPARRDLRDATALRGETLFSNAGCAKCHAASLTTTSFHPNAELRGQTIRPYTDLLLHDMGSGLADNLGEGIATGAEWRTPPLWGIGLTAGVSGGEAYLHDGRARNLTEAILWHGGEGQAAKNAFNSMNASDRAALLRFLQSL; encoded by the coding sequence ATGCGCAACAGAGCAGCAGGACTGGCTGTCGTCGTAATGGTCACCACTTTATTGGCGTTCGACTCGTTCGCCGCCACGTACGGAGCAACGCAGTCAGGCTCGTCCGCCATCTTCTACGTCGACACCACGTCGTGGGCGGACATCCACTACGTGAAGAACAATCAGGGGCAGCTCAACTACCGGATGGGCATCACCAACGGTCGGAACGAGCACACGGTGACGGGCCTCGTCGCGGGCGACGTCATCGACTACTCGTTCACGTACTGGGACGTCTCCTGCAACTGTGCCCGCGACACCACGTGGGCGCGTTATACGCACGGTGGCACCCCGCCCCCACCGGTAGACGCAGGCACGCCGGACGCGGGCCAACCCCCGCCGACCGATGCCGGCACGCCGCCCCCGCTGGGCACCATCGTCCCGCTCTACAACAGCGGCACGTCGCTGGAGCCCGCCACGGTGCAGAACACCGCCACCGCCATCATCACCCGCGTCGGTGACCGCGTGAGAGACCGTCACGCGCGCGAGGACGAGTACCAGGCCTACGACCACTACCTGTCGCGCTACTTCGAGAAGCGCACGCACACCGTGGAGATCGTCGACGAGGTCGCCAAGGGCGGCAACCGCATCGTCGTGAACCTCTACACCATCTACCCGTACGACAGCCCCGACTTCCGCGCGTTCTTCCGCGGCCTCAACACGGTGGCCGAGTACTTCCACAACGCCGACTTCACCACCGTCAACGACTACCACTACACCGCCAGCGTCAACTTCAACGCCAAGGAAGGCCGCGCCATCCGCGTCGGCGACCGCATGGAGATTGAAGTGGGTGTCTTCCTTCGGCAACCGGTGGAAGGCCGCTTCAACTACTACTCCACGGCGATGCTCTACATGGTGGGCTCGGGCGGCATCGTCCCGTTCGAGGTCTCCGGCGCCACCGAGGACTCGTTCCCGATGCCGGAGGCCGGGTGGCTCGGCGGCCGCACCACGCAGAACCAGCCGCTGTCCAACGAGCCTCGCAACCGCTTCCTGCAGATGGCGCTGAACATGGCCCCCGTGAATGCGCAGCCCTTCGTGGACGGCCGGCGCATCCACCACACCAACTTCGCCGACGGCAGCCACTCCGAGCCGAACAACCCCATCTTCACGGAGCAGGCGAACAAGCTCGGGCCGAACTTCGTCGCCAACTCGTGCGTGTCCTGCCACGTGCAGAACGGCCGCGGCCTGCCTCCCGCCGTCAACACCTCGCTGTCGAACTACGTGATGAAGGTGGGCAACTCCACCGGTGGCCCGGACGCGTTCCTCGGCACCCGGCTGCAGCCCCGCCGCACCAGCGGCACGCCCGAGGCGGACGTCCGCATCACGGGCTGGACGCTGACCAACGGCAACTTCGCCGACGGCACGGCGTACCAACTGCGCCGGCCGACGTACGGCTTCACCAACGTCACCCCCACGAACTACTCGGCGCGCGTCACCCCGCAGCTCATCGGCATGGGCCTGCTGGAGGCCGTGTCGGAGAGCGCCGTGGCCGCCCTGGCGGACCCGAACGACAGCAACGGGGACGGCGTCTCCGGCCGCATGCAGACCATTCGTGACCCGGAGACGGGCGAGACGCGGCTGGGCCGGTTCGGCTGGAAGGCCGGCGCGGCGAAGGTGCGGCACCAGGTCGCCGACGCGCTCCGCAACGACATCGGCGTCACCACCCCCGTCTTCCAGACGCTGGACTGCGGGCCGTCCCAGCAGGGCTGCTCGGGCAGCAGCACGGAGCTGAACGACACCGACCTGGGCAAGCTGACGCGCTACATCGCCCTGCTGGGCGTGCCGGCGCGGCGCGACCTGCGCGACGCCACGGCGCTGCGCGGTGAGACGCTGTTCAGCAACGCGGGCTGCGCGAAGTGCCACGCGGCCAGCCTGACCACGACCAGCTTCCACCCGAACGCAGAGCTGCGCGGGCAGACCATCCGCCCGTACACGGACCTGCTGCTGCACGACATGGGCTCGGGCCTGGCGGACAACCTGGGCGAGGGCATCGCCACCGGCGCCGAGTGGCGGACGCCGCCGCTGTGGGGCATCGGCCTGACGGCCGGCGTCAGCGGCGGTGAGGCGTACCTGCACGACGGCCGCGCCCGCAACCTGACCGAGGCCATCCTCTGGCACGGCGGTGAGGGCCAGGCCGCGAAGAACGCCTTCAACAGCATGAACGCGTCCGACCGCGCCGCGCTCCTGCGCTTCCTGCAGTCGCTGTAG
- a CDS encoding DmpA family aminopeptidase: protein MRRWRVLGLMGLLAVGPVFAAAPKEKKVEKTPEETRVRARALGVVPGIFAPGPLNALTDVAGVRVGHATVVAGESVRTGVTAILPHGGNLFRERVPAAIHVANGFGKLLGSTQVNELGELESPVLLTCTLCVWRVADGLVAWMLEQPGMEDVRSINPVVGETNDGRLNAIRTRPVGEKEVRAALAQATSGPVAEGSVGAGTGTVAFGWKGGIGTSSRVLPPKLGGYTVGVLVQSNFGGVLQVMGAPVGKALGRYAFQKEVEERGDGSIIIVVATDAPVDHRNLRRLAERATLGLGRTGSSASNGSGDYVIAFSTAAAVRRPFGAEKLTGETLGNDALSPLFQAVVEATEEAIYNSMFMATTVRGSGQTVEAIPLSRVREVLRRHGIGQGE from the coding sequence ATGCGGCGGTGGAGGGTGCTCGGGCTGATGGGGCTGCTGGCGGTGGGGCCGGTGTTCGCGGCTGCCCCGAAGGAGAAGAAGGTGGAGAAGACTCCCGAGGAGACGCGGGTGCGTGCGCGGGCGCTCGGGGTGGTTCCGGGCATCTTCGCGCCGGGGCCGCTCAATGCGCTGACCGATGTGGCCGGTGTGCGGGTGGGGCATGCGACGGTGGTGGCCGGTGAGTCCGTGCGGACGGGAGTCACGGCGATTCTTCCGCACGGAGGCAACCTGTTCCGCGAGCGGGTGCCGGCCGCCATCCACGTGGCCAATGGCTTCGGGAAGCTGCTGGGCAGCACGCAGGTGAACGAGCTGGGAGAGCTGGAGTCTCCCGTGCTGCTCACGTGCACGCTGTGCGTGTGGCGCGTGGCGGACGGGCTGGTCGCGTGGATGCTGGAGCAACCGGGGATGGAGGACGTGCGCTCCATCAACCCGGTGGTGGGCGAGACGAACGATGGACGGCTCAACGCCATCCGCACGCGGCCCGTGGGCGAGAAGGAGGTCCGGGCGGCGCTCGCACAGGCGACTTCGGGGCCGGTGGCCGAGGGGAGCGTCGGGGCGGGCACGGGGACGGTGGCCTTCGGGTGGAAGGGTGGCATCGGTACGTCATCGCGGGTGCTGCCTCCGAAGCTGGGTGGGTACACGGTGGGCGTGCTGGTGCAGTCGAACTTCGGTGGCGTGCTGCAGGTGATGGGGGCGCCGGTGGGGAAGGCGCTGGGGCGCTATGCGTTCCAGAAAGAGGTGGAGGAGCGGGGGGACGGGTCCATCATCATCGTGGTGGCCACGGATGCGCCGGTGGATCACCGCAATCTCAGGAGGCTCGCGGAGCGCGCGACGCTGGGGCTGGGGCGGACGGGGTCTTCGGCGTCGAACGGGTCCGGGGACTACGTCATCGCGTTCTCCACGGCGGCGGCGGTGCGGCGGCCGTTCGGTGCCGAGAAGCTGACAGGGGAGACACTGGGGAACGATGCGCTGTCGCCACTGTTCCAGGCGGTGGTGGAGGCGACGGAGGAGGCCATCTACAATTCGATGTTCATGGCCACCACGGTGCGGGGCAGTGGGCAGACGGTGGAGGCCATTCCGCTGTCCCGGGTGCGCGAGGTGCTGCGGCGCCACGGAATCGGGCAGGGCGAGTGA
- a CDS encoding aminotransferase class IV, translating into MHVYLNGEFLPLEQARISVEDRGFLFGDGVYEVTRALPSGLFAEAAHWHRLQRGIEELKLQTPEGFSRELVKNLSLELLEANGLTGRQATVYLQLTRGAAPRNHAFPPAGTPPTLYLSASPFQVPWTQRREGVSTMTLPDLRWARCDLKTVNLLPNILAKQQAREAGVFEALLVRDGVITEGASTSAFFVMDGALHTHPKGPHILPGVTQDIVISLAQGLGMTVHERPVRLDERDRFQEVFLAGTTTDVQPVIAVNGAKVGEGKPGPLTMALQRALYERMGMEPPP; encoded by the coding sequence ATGCACGTCTATCTGAATGGGGAGTTCCTTCCGCTGGAGCAGGCCCGGATCTCGGTGGAGGACCGGGGCTTCCTCTTCGGGGACGGGGTGTACGAGGTGACGCGGGCGCTCCCGAGCGGCCTCTTCGCGGAGGCAGCGCACTGGCACCGGCTGCAGCGGGGGATTGAAGAGCTGAAGCTGCAGACGCCGGAGGGGTTCTCCCGGGAGCTGGTGAAGAACCTCTCGCTGGAGCTGCTGGAGGCGAACGGGCTGACGGGCCGGCAGGCGACGGTGTACCTGCAGCTCACGCGGGGCGCGGCGCCGCGCAACCATGCGTTTCCGCCGGCGGGGACTCCGCCCACGCTCTACCTGTCCGCGTCGCCGTTCCAGGTGCCGTGGACACAGCGGCGGGAGGGCGTGAGCACGATGACCCTTCCGGACCTGCGCTGGGCGCGGTGCGACTTGAAGACGGTGAACCTGCTGCCCAACATCCTGGCGAAGCAGCAGGCGCGCGAGGCGGGTGTGTTCGAGGCCCTGCTGGTGCGCGACGGAGTCATCACGGAGGGCGCGTCCACGAGCGCGTTCTTCGTGATGGACGGGGCGCTGCACACGCACCCGAAGGGACCGCACATCCTGCCGGGCGTGACGCAAGACATCGTCATCTCGCTCGCGCAGGGACTGGGCATGACGGTGCACGAGCGGCCGGTGCGCCTGGATGAGCGGGACCGGTTCCAGGAGGTGTTCCTGGCGGGGACCACCACGGACGTGCAGCCGGTGATCGCCGTGAACGGGGCGAAGGTAGGGGAGGGGAAGCCCGGGCCGCTGACGATGGCGCTCCAGCGGGCGCTGTACGAGCGCATGGGCATGGAGCCGCCTCCGTAG
- a CDS encoding PHP domain-containing protein produces the protein MLIDLHAHSYLSKGCELNPRAVLERAAMFGLDGVAFTETNTQDGCDELFDLGAQAKLKVFVGLELITDRGQYLCFFPKPELAPEPVQLWGSNREKPWSAAECLPKVKSLGAAIVAARPYDRDSQNPAMDFIRSLNILSAVEGYNARVKQTANDLAVEAAEALKLPCTGGSDARGSLDEVGRGATFFKREVKTQVELVQELLKGEFWPVMAGELPRLTRPGEAQAARKSGGGGGGGGRGGGKRRRR, from the coding sequence ATGCTCATCGACCTGCACGCCCATTCCTACCTCTCCAAGGGCTGCGAGCTGAACCCTCGCGCCGTGCTGGAGCGGGCCGCGATGTTCGGCCTGGACGGGGTGGCCTTCACCGAGACGAACACCCAGGACGGCTGTGACGAGCTGTTCGACCTGGGTGCGCAGGCGAAGCTGAAGGTCTTCGTCGGGCTGGAGCTGATTACGGACCGCGGCCAGTACCTGTGCTTCTTCCCGAAGCCGGAGCTGGCCCCGGAGCCGGTGCAGCTGTGGGGCAGCAACCGGGAGAAGCCGTGGAGCGCGGCCGAGTGCCTGCCCAAGGTGAAGTCCCTGGGGGCGGCCATCGTCGCGGCGCGGCCGTATGACAGGGACTCGCAGAACCCGGCCATGGACTTCATCCGCTCGCTCAACATCCTGAGCGCGGTGGAGGGCTACAACGCCCGGGTGAAGCAGACCGCCAACGACCTGGCCGTGGAGGCCGCCGAGGCGCTCAAGCTGCCGTGCACCGGTGGCAGCGACGCGCGCGGCTCGCTGGACGAGGTGGGCCGGGGCGCCACCTTCTTCAAGCGCGAGGTGAAGACGCAGGTGGAGCTGGTGCAGGAGCTGCTCAAGGGCGAGTTCTGGCCGGTGATGGCCGGAGAGCTGCCGCGCCTCACCCGGCCGGGCGAGGCCCAGGCCGCGCGCAAGTCGGGCGGCGGGGGTGGCGGCGGCGGCCGGGGTGGGGGCAAGCGCCGCCGCCGGTAG
- a CDS encoding FmdB family zinc ribbon protein, whose product MPIYEYSCQSCGKIIDVLQKISDPAPAVCSACGAENSLSKVVSRSSFVLKGGGWYSDLYSSTKKDGGSSSSDSSSSSSSSSSSSTSSSSTASAPSTPAPAAAASGDKK is encoded by the coding sequence ATGCCCATCTACGAGTACTCCTGCCAGAGCTGTGGAAAGATCATCGACGTCCTCCAGAAGATCTCCGACCCCGCCCCCGCCGTGTGCAGCGCGTGCGGCGCGGAGAACTCCCTGTCCAAGGTCGTCAGCCGCTCCAGCTTCGTCCTGAAGGGCGGAGGCTGGTACTCCGACCTGTACAGCTCCACCAAGAAGGACGGCGGCTCGTCCTCGAGCGACTCCTCGTCCTCGAGCAGCTCCTCGTCGTCGAGCAGTACCTCGTCGAGCAGCACGGCCAGCGCGCCCAGCACTCCCGCGCCGGCCGCCGCGGCCTCCGGCGACAAGAAGTAG
- a CDS encoding Fur family transcriptional regulator, translating to MTHSHRHETDESKDEVLARYMAQHGLKSTRQRSLIIDTFFSVGGHLSVEELWNKVREQDTKVSVATVYRTMKLLNECGLAHARNFGDGQTRYEAAAGREHHDHLICTRCGTIVEFENDRIEAMQEAVARKHGFAVTSHKMELYGLCKDCQRAAGTAPTTAA from the coding sequence ATGACCCATAGCCATCGCCACGAGACCGACGAGTCGAAGGACGAGGTGCTCGCGCGCTACATGGCCCAGCACGGGCTGAAGAGCACGCGCCAGCGCAGCCTCATCATCGACACCTTCTTCTCGGTGGGCGGCCACCTGTCGGTGGAGGAGCTGTGGAACAAGGTGCGCGAGCAGGACACCAAGGTGTCGGTGGCCACGGTGTACCGGACCATGAAGCTGCTCAACGAGTGCGGCCTGGCCCACGCGCGCAACTTCGGTGACGGGCAGACGCGCTACGAGGCGGCGGCGGGCCGTGAGCACCACGACCACCTCATCTGCACGCGCTGCGGCACCATCGTCGAGTTCGAGAACGACCGCATCGAGGCGATGCAGGAGGCGGTGGCTCGCAAGCACGGCTTCGCGGTGACGTCGCACAAGATGGAGCTGTACGGCCTGTGCAAGGACTGCCAGCGCGCCGCGGGGACGGCTCCGACCACGGCGGCATGA